In one Myxocyprinus asiaticus isolate MX2 ecotype Aquarium Trade chromosome 1, UBuf_Myxa_2, whole genome shotgun sequence genomic region, the following are encoded:
- the zgc:162171 gene encoding ras-related protein Rab-38, which translates to MQQEWLLKVLVIGDLGVGKTSIIKRYVHQIFSQHYRATIGVDFALKVLNWDHRTVIRVQLWDIAGQERYGNMTRVYYREAVGALVVFDMTRASTFQAVLKWKKDLDSKVALGNGRPLPAVLLANKCDQQRYGLCSKLPKLDNFSTDHGFVGWYETSAKDNTNIDAAIMCLVENIMATEMEDIPVESDPSVLVLPAFDYNLQERSGPSCSFCTKIQSSRKPHTEL; encoded by the exons ATGCAGCAGGAGTGGTTACTCAAAGTTCTCGTCATTGGAGATTTAGGTGTAGGGAAAACTTCCATTATAAAGCGTTATGTCCATCAGATTTTTTCTCAACATTACCGCGCAACGATCGGTGTTGACTTTGCTTTGAAAGTCCTGAATTGGGATCACCGGACAGTCATTCGAGTGCAGTTGTGGGACATTGCTG GACAAGAGAGGTATGGCAACATGACACGTGTGTATTACCGAGAGGCTGTAGGGGCACTGGTGGTTTTTGACATGACACGTGCCTCCACCTTCCAAGCTGTGTTGAAATGGAAAAAGGATCTTGATTCTAAAGTTGCCTTGGGCAATGGACGGCCTCTGCCAGCTGTTCTGCTGGCCAACAAGTGTGACCAACAGAGATATGGTTTATGTTCCAAACTGCCCAAACTTGACAATTTCTCCACTGATCATGGCTTTGTGGGTTGGTACGAAACTTCTGCCAAG GACAATACAAACATTGATGCAGCCATCATGTGTCTTGTAGAGAATATAATGGCCACTGAGATGGAAGACATTCCTGTGGAATCAGACCCCAGTGTACTGGTCCTGCCTGCCTTTGATTATAACCTGCAAGAGCGCAGTGGCCCTAGCTGCTCTTTCTGCACTAAAATCCAGTCCAGCAGAAAACCCCACACTGAATTATAG